A stretch of the Xanthocytophaga agilis genome encodes the following:
- a CDS encoding pyridoxal phosphate-dependent aminotransferase: MQYRRMPIEIEAPEGFGYENIDCNLSESSFTDQKLSDLGISLENLILLYGDHKGKPELRELLASDIGFTTEDVLITSGAATALFIVATSLLDKGDHLVVAKSNYATNIETPRAIGANISFLNLTFENNFDLDLAELERLITPQTKLVSLTYPHNPTGVMINEEKLKAIIQIIEERQTYLLHDETYREMCFVEKLPVAATLSDRVISISSMSKSFGLPGIRIGWILSKNQQLMETFLAAKEQICITNSVIDEEIAFQYLKRKQELFAPNMATIQKNFGLLKRFMEHQQVLEWVEPKGGCVCFPRIKKDIPVDTTRFHDILLNTYATYIGRGHWFEEDARYMRIGYSWDKSEKLEKGLQNILKAIDAARI, translated from the coding sequence ATGCAATACCGAAGAATGCCTATTGAAATAGAAGCCCCGGAAGGCTTTGGTTATGAAAATATTGACTGTAATTTATCGGAAAGTTCTTTCACAGATCAGAAGTTAAGCGACCTGGGTATCTCATTGGAAAATCTGATATTATTATATGGTGATCACAAAGGAAAACCAGAACTGAGAGAGTTACTTGCCAGTGATATCGGCTTTACAACCGAGGATGTGCTGATTACTTCAGGAGCAGCAACAGCCCTATTCATTGTTGCCACATCTCTGCTGGACAAGGGCGACCATCTGGTAGTAGCCAAATCAAACTATGCGACTAATATAGAAACACCACGAGCCATTGGAGCTAATATATCTTTTCTTAACCTAACGTTTGAAAACAACTTTGATCTGGATCTGGCTGAACTGGAAAGATTAATTACTCCACAAACCAAACTGGTGAGCCTGACCTATCCGCATAATCCAACCGGAGTGATGATTAATGAAGAAAAGTTAAAAGCCATTATACAAATTATTGAAGAAAGGCAAACCTATCTGCTACACGATGAAACCTATCGGGAAATGTGTTTTGTAGAGAAACTACCTGTAGCAGCTACCTTATCAGATCGGGTAATCAGCATATCATCAATGTCTAAGTCGTTTGGTCTGCCAGGTATCCGCATCGGTTGGATACTATCAAAAAACCAACAGCTGATGGAAACGTTTCTGGCTGCCAAAGAGCAAATTTGTATCACTAATTCGGTAATTGATGAAGAAATAGCATTTCAGTATCTGAAGCGTAAACAGGAGTTATTTGCCCCCAATATGGCCACCATACAAAAGAACTTTGGCCTATTAAAACGCTTCATGGAACATCAGCAAGTCTTGGAATGGGTAGAGCCGAAAGGAGGTTGTGTCTGTTTTCCCAGAATTAAAAAAGATATACCTGTAGATACAACCCGCTTTCATGATATTTTACTGAATACCTATGCTACTTATATAGGCAGAGGACACTGGTTCGAAGAGGATGCCCGCTATATGCGTATTGGCTATAGTTGGGACAAATCTGAAAAGCTGGAAAAGGGATTACAGAATATTCTAAAGGCCATTGATGCTGCCAGGATTTAA
- a CDS encoding alpha/beta hydrolase has translation MKRWIKRLSITLIIALGITFGLDKLVQFRESNEDIYEYFSTKNLKPKIGHFKAEGRDIRYISIGEDTSATILFIHGAPSSLSYYKDYLSDSTLLHRAHMYAVDRPGYGYSGFGDPLTSIEKQAKIMATILDSLRRPNHPVVVVGTSYGTSVASRLTMDYPNLVDGLVLVGPSLAPGEEKIYDISYPMEIPPLKWMVPRTLVSANAEKLSHYQELKKMLPLWSNIKIPVAYIQGADDDLIYTSNAKFARKKLINVPSLDITLIANRGHLITFTEKEFIQKTIVKMLDKVQQKPWDLAKN, from the coding sequence ATGAAGCGCTGGATTAAAAGACTTTCTATTACATTAATTATAGCATTGGGCATCACATTTGGATTGGATAAACTTGTACAATTCAGAGAATCTAACGAGGACATCTATGAATATTTCAGTACCAAAAATCTGAAACCGAAGATTGGGCATTTCAAAGCAGAAGGACGTGATATTCGCTATATTTCTATTGGGGAAGATACCTCTGCCACTATTCTGTTTATACATGGGGCACCTAGTTCATTAAGTTATTACAAAGACTATCTTTCTGATAGTACCTTATTGCACAGAGCACATATGTATGCTGTGGATCGTCCGGGTTATGGGTATTCAGGTTTTGGCGATCCCTTGACTTCCATAGAGAAGCAAGCCAAAATCATGGCTACTATTCTCGATAGCCTGCGTAGACCCAATCATCCGGTTGTGGTAGTAGGTACTTCCTATGGTACATCTGTTGCCAGTCGGCTAACAATGGACTACCCGAATCTGGTAGATGGATTGGTATTGGTAGGGCCTTCACTGGCACCAGGAGAAGAGAAGATCTATGACATTTCTTATCCTATGGAAATACCTCCGTTGAAATGGATGGTGCCTCGCACACTGGTTTCTGCCAATGCTGAAAAGTTGTCACATTATCAGGAACTAAAGAAAATGTTGCCTTTATGGTCAAACATCAAAATACCAGTAGCTTATATTCAGGGAGCAGACGATGATCTGATTTATACTTCAAATGCAAAATTTGCCCGTAAGAAGTTGATCAATGTGCCTTCACTGGATATTACTCTCATTGCAAACCGGGGCCACCTGATTACGTTTACAGAGAAAGAGTTTATTCAGAAGACCATTGTGAAGATGTTAGATAAGGTACAGCAAAAGCCCTGGGACCTAGCTAAGAACTAA
- a CDS encoding phosphatase PAP2 family protein: MNRSLSLKFYLGIVFLCFISYFWIDPWVVNQIGERTLFSIWEKISLLGSFEISYLILACYLVIFFILRYFFTFTIPPALVLMILYSYLATVASIQFLKTNFPRYRPALLQEGFYGFDLHSSLTENTDSFPSLHTGIFVALCIPLVFKYNRLMYIFIPLILLVGLSRILLNVHYMSDVVFSIGLSTGINAVLYHFMKKDLQLRKLSS; encoded by the coding sequence GTGAATCGTTCGCTATCTCTAAAGTTTTATCTGGGAATAGTATTTCTTTGTTTTATAAGTTATTTCTGGATCGATCCATGGGTTGTCAATCAGATAGGAGAAAGAACTCTCTTTTCAATATGGGAGAAAATATCTCTGTTAGGCAGTTTTGAAATTTCCTACCTGATTCTAGCTTGTTATTTGGTTATCTTCTTTATTCTTCGTTATTTTTTTACTTTTACAATACCACCTGCTCTTGTTCTAATGATACTATATAGTTATCTGGCGACAGTGGCTAGTATCCAGTTTTTGAAGACCAACTTTCCACGGTATAGACCTGCATTGTTACAGGAAGGATTCTATGGATTTGATCTGCATAGTTCTTTAACTGAAAATACAGACTCATTTCCATCTTTGCATACAGGCATTTTTGTTGCGTTATGCATTCCTCTTGTATTCAAATATAATCGCTTAATGTATATATTTATTCCATTGATACTTCTAGTTGGCCTAAGTCGAATATTACTCAATGTACATTATATGAGTGATGTCGTATTTTCTATAGGATTGTCAACAGGAATAAATGCTGTTCTTTATCATTTTATGAAAAAAGATCTTCAGCTAAGAAAGTTAAGTAGTTGA
- a CDS encoding DUF1501 domain-containing protein yields the protein MNRRTFLSGCSAAIAAMAGSQLHSMTFSAADNNPEIFILVFLRGGMDGLHLIAPVSDKNYIDSREIALRITESGSQKGLPLINTLSGQDFYLHPKAQPFKELYDSKQLAIIHACGLTNGTRSHFDAMDLIDKGVADTNAAPSTGWLTRLLETIPHTGKLPAISATPQLPVSLLGSTTANSLYDPKGFTLNSDPRFTGILKNLYHGDSALARTAQQTLQTIQYIQGKLPRKNGTITDYVPDNIAHYPSQWQVQELTQSFKTLAQLIKMDVGLQVATIDFGGWDMHEGQTWLFPVLLEGFAQALTAFYNDIHLYHKRVTIAVMSEFGRRLRSNKSNGTDHGYGNAMLVLGGNVKGGTMYGKWPGLATEQLDNRVDLAVTTDYRTILSEICIKRLHTPAIQTIFPGFIKPQLLNFLS from the coding sequence ATGAACAGACGTACATTCTTGTCAGGATGTAGTGCAGCAATAGCGGCAATGGCTGGTAGTCAATTGCATAGTATGACATTTTCTGCAGCGGACAACAATCCGGAAATATTTATCCTCGTTTTTCTCAGAGGTGGAATGGATGGACTACACCTTATTGCTCCGGTTAGTGATAAAAACTATATTGACTCCAGAGAAATAGCCTTACGAATTACAGAGAGTGGTTCACAGAAAGGCTTGCCTCTGATTAATACCCTTTCAGGGCAGGATTTCTATCTGCACCCCAAAGCGCAACCATTTAAAGAGCTTTATGACAGCAAACAGCTAGCCATTATCCATGCCTGTGGCCTTACCAATGGTACACGCAGTCACTTTGATGCTATGGATCTGATCGACAAAGGCGTAGCAGATACAAATGCAGCTCCTTCTACAGGCTGGCTTACGCGTTTGCTCGAAACCATTCCTCATACAGGAAAGCTACCTGCTATCAGTGCTACACCTCAATTGCCAGTTTCTCTATTAGGAAGTACTACAGCTAACTCTCTGTATGATCCCAAAGGCTTTACTTTAAACTCGGATCCCCGATTTACAGGCATTCTGAAGAACCTGTATCATGGAGATTCGGCTCTGGCCCGAACCGCGCAACAAACACTGCAAACCATTCAATACATACAAGGTAAACTTCCCCGTAAAAATGGAACTATCACTGATTATGTTCCGGATAATATAGCACATTACCCCAGTCAATGGCAGGTACAGGAACTAACCCAATCATTTAAAACATTGGCACAGCTCATCAAAATGGATGTAGGCCTACAGGTTGCAACGATTGATTTTGGTGGATGGGATATGCATGAAGGTCAAACATGGCTCTTTCCTGTACTTCTGGAAGGTTTTGCCCAGGCACTCACAGCTTTTTATAATGATATTCATCTGTATCACAAACGGGTTACCATTGCTGTTATGAGTGAATTTGGTCGCAGGCTCAGGTCCAATAAAAGCAATGGAACAGACCATGGCTATGGTAATGCTATGCTGGTACTGGGAGGAAATGTAAAAGGAGGAACTATGTATGGAAAATGGCCGGGTCTTGCTACTGAGCAGCTTGATAATCGCGTAGATCTCGCCGTGACAACCGATTACCGGACCATTCTTAGCGAGATATGTATCAAACGCTTACATACGCCAGCTATCCAGACAATATTTCCCGGATTTATCAAGCCTCAACTACTTAACTTTCTTAGCTGA